One part of the Candidatus Binatia bacterium genome encodes these proteins:
- a CDS encoding SDR family oxidoreductase — MPRLTSYRGKNAVITGASSGIGRLLALRLAREGARVALVARRESELRQLAREIGPNGGQTLVLPCDVAERAQVFACAEQALAAFGAVDILVNNAGYGHHRRFLDWDLDDMERMLRVNFLGALYWTKALVPHMAERRTGWCVFVASVAGKLGVPEESAYAASKFAMVGLAEALSIELEDLGIHVLTVCPGTINTPFFDAEALERMPPVSRRMMIEPERVVDAVIDALARGKHEITVPRLIAAGYIVRALAPVFMRRNTKRTTIDAVAKRARRSMEKRKPKSTGH; from the coding sequence GTGCCTCGATTGACGTCATACCGCGGCAAGAACGCGGTGATTACCGGCGCGTCGAGCGGCATCGGCCGGCTGCTGGCGCTGCGCTTGGCGCGTGAGGGGGCACGCGTGGCGCTGGTGGCGCGGCGCGAGTCCGAGCTGCGCCAGCTGGCCAGGGAGATCGGGCCGAACGGCGGCCAGACGCTCGTGCTCCCCTGCGATGTGGCCGAGCGTGCCCAGGTGTTTGCGTGCGCGGAGCAGGCGCTGGCGGCTTTCGGCGCCGTCGACATTCTGGTCAACAACGCCGGGTATGGCCACCATCGTCGTTTCCTCGATTGGGACCTTGACGACATGGAGCGCATGCTGCGGGTCAACTTCCTCGGCGCGCTCTATTGGACGAAAGCGCTCGTTCCGCACATGGCCGAACGTCGCACGGGCTGGTGTGTGTTTGTGGCTTCCGTTGCCGGAAAGCTCGGGGTGCCGGAGGAGAGTGCGTACGCCGCCTCGAAGTTCGCCATGGTGGGCTTGGCGGAGGCGCTCTCGATCGAGCTGGAGGATCTCGGCATACACGTGCTCACCGTCTGTCCCGGCACCATCAACACCCCATTTTTTGACGCCGAGGCGCTCGAGCGCATGCCGCCGGTGTCGCGCCGGATGATGATCGAACCCGAGCGCGTGGTCGACGCGGTGATCGATGCCTTGGCGCGAGGCAAGCATGAAATCACGGTGCCGCGCCTGATCGCCGCTGGCTATATCGTGCGTGCCCTGGCGCCCGTATTCATGCGCCGCAACACCAAGCGCACCACGATTGACGCGGTCGCGAAACGCGCCCGAAGGTCCATGGAGAAACGTAAACCCAAGTCCACCGGACACTAA